A stretch of the Equus caballus isolate H_3958 breed thoroughbred chromosome X, TB-T2T, whole genome shotgun sequence genome encodes the following:
- the MED12 gene encoding mediator of RNA polymerase II transcription subunit 12 isoform X5 yields the protein MAAFGILSYEHRPLKRPRLGPPDVYPQDPKQKEDELTALNVKQGFNNQPAVSGDEHGSAKNVNFNPAKISSNFSSIIAEKLRCNTLPDTGRRKPQVNQKDNFWLVTARSQSAINTWFTDLAGTKPLTQLAKKVPIFSKKEEVFGYLAKYTVPVMRAAWLIKMTCAYYAAITETKVKKRHVIDPFMEWTQIITKYLWEQLQKMAEYYRPGPAGSGGCGSTIGPLPHDVEVAIRQWDYNEKLAMFMFQDGMLDRHEFLTWVLECFEKIRPGEDELLKLLLPLLLRYSGEFVQSAYLSRRLAYFCTRRLALQLDGVSSHSSHVMSAQSTGTLPTTPAPQPPTSSTPSTPFSDLLMCPQHRPLVFGLSCILQTILLCCPSALVWHYSLTDSRIKTGSPLDHLPIAPSNLPMPEGNSAFTQQVRAKLREIEQQIKERGQAVEVRWSFDKCQEATAGFTIGRVLHTLEVLDSHSFERSDFSNSLDSLCNRIFGLGPSKDGHEISSDDDAVVSLLCEWAVSCKRSGRHRAMVVAKLLEKRQAEIEAERCGESEAADEKGSIASGSLSAPSAPIFQDVLLQFLDTQAPMLTDPRSESERVEFFNLVLLFCELIRHDVFSHNMYTCTLISRGDLAFGAPGPRPPSPFDDPADDPERKEAEGSSSSKLEDPGLSESMDIDPSSSVLFEDMEKPDFSLFSPTMPCEGKGSPSPEKPDVEKEVKPPPKEKIEGTLGVLYDQPRHVQYATHFPIPQEESCSHECNQRLVVLFGVGKQRDDARHAIKKITKDILKVLNRKGTAETDQLAPIVPLNPGDLTFLGGEDGQKRRRNRPEAFPTAEDIFAKFQHLSHYDQHQVTAQVSRNVLEQITSFALGMSYHLPLVQHVQFIFDLMEYSLSISGLIDFAIQLLNELSVVEAELLLKSSDLVGSYTTSLCLCIVAVLRHYHACLILNQDQMAQVFEGLCGVVKHGMNRSDGSSAERCILAYLYDLYTSCSHLKSKFGELFSDFCSKVKNTIYCNVEPSESNMRWAPEFMIDTLENPAAHTFTYTGLGKSLSENPANRYSFVCNALMHVCVGHHDPDRVNDIAILCAELTGYCKSLSAEWLGVLKALCCSSNNGTCGFNDLLCNVDVSDLSFHDSLATFVAILIARQCLLLEDLIRCAAIPSLLNAACSEQDSEPGARLTCRILLHLFKTPQLNPCQSDGTPSPDKPTVGIRSSCDRHLLAASQNRIVDGAVFAVLKAVFVLGDAELKGSGFTVTGGTEELPEEEGGGGSGGRRQGGRNISVETASLDVYAKYVLRSICQQEWVGERCLKSLCEDSNDLQDPVLSSAQAQRLMQLICYPHRLLDNEDGENPQRQRIKRILQNLDQWTMRQSSLELQLMIKQTPNNEMNSLLENIAKATIEVFQQSAETGSSSGNTASNMPSSSKTKPVLSSLERSGVWLVAPLIAKLPTSVQGHVLKAAGEELEKGQHLGSSSRKERDRQKQKSMSLLSQQPFLSLVLTCLKGQDEQREGLLTSLYSQVHQIVNNWRDDQYLDDCKPKQLMHEALKLRLNLVGGMFDTVQRSTQQTTEWAVLLLEIIISGTVDMQSNNELFTTVLDMLSVLINGTLAADMSSISQGSMEENKRAYMNLVKKLRKELGERQSDSLEKVRQLLPLPKQTRDVITCEPQGSLIDTKGNKIAGFDSIFKKEGLQVSTKQKISPWDLFEGLKPSAPLSWGWFGTVRVDRRVARGEEQQRLLLYHTHLRPRPRAYYLEPLPLPPEDEEPPAPTPLEPEKKAPEPPKTDKPGAAPPSTEERKKKSTKGKKRSQPAAKTEDYGMGPGRSGPYGVTVPPDLLHHANPGSISHLSYRQGSIGLYTQNQPLPAGGPRVDPYRPMRLPMQKLPTRPPYPGVLPTAVTGVMGLEPSSYKTSVYRQQQPAVPQGQRLRQQLQQSQGMLGQSSVHQMTPSSSYGLQTSQGYTPYVSHVGLQQHTGPAGTMVPPSYSSQPYQSTHPSTNPTLVDPTRHLQQRPSGYVHQQAPTYGHGLTSSQRFSHQTLQQTPMMGTMTPLGAQGVQAGVRSASILPEQQQQQQQQQQQQQQQQQQQQQQQQQQQQQQYHIRQQQQQQILRQQQQQQQQQQQQQQQQQQQQQQQQQQQQAHQQQQQQAAPPQPQPQSQPQFQRQGLQQTQQQQQTAALVRQLQQQLSNTQPQPSTNLFGRF from the exons ATGGCGGCCTTCGGGATCTTGAGCTACGAACACCGGCCCCTGAAGCGGCCGCGGCTGGGGCCTCCCGATGTGTACCCTCAAGATCCCAAACAGAAGGAG GATGAACTGACGGCCCTGAATGTAAAACAAGGCTTCAATAACCAGCCTGCTGTCTCTGGGGATGAACATGGCAGTGCCAAGAACGTCAACTTCAATCCTGCCAAG ATCAGTTCCAACTTCAGCAGCATTATTGCAGAGAAGTTACGTTGTAACACCCTCCCTGACACTGGTCGCAGGAAGCCCCAAGTGAACCAGAAGGACAACTTCTGGCTGGTGACGGCGCGATCCCAGAGTGCCATTAACACCTGGTTCACTGACCTGGCTGGCACCAAGCCACTCACACAACTAGCCAAAAAG GTCCCCATTTTCAGTAAGAAGGAAGAAGTGTTTGGGTACTTAGCCAAATACACAGTGCCTGTGATGCGGGCTGCCTGGCTCATTAAGATGACCTGTGCCTACTATGCAGCAATCACTGAGACCAAGGTTAAGAAGAGACATGTCATTGACCCCTTCATGG AATGGACTCAGATCATCACCAAGTACTTATGGGAGCAGCTGCAAAAGATGGCTGAATACTACCGGCCAGGGCCTGCAGGAAGCGGGGGCTGTGGTTCCACTATAGGGCCCTTGCCCCATGATGTAGAAGTGGCAATCCGGCAGTGGGACTACAATGAGAAGCTGGCCATGTTCATGTTTCAG GATGGAATGCTGGACAGACATGAGTTCCTGACCTGGGTACTTGAGTGTTTTGAGAAAATCCGCCCTGGAGAGGATGAATTGCTTAAACTGCTGTTGCCCCTGCTGCTTCGA TACTCTGGGGAATTCGTTCAGTCTGCATACCTCTCTCGCCGCCTTGCCTACTTCTGTACCCGGAGGCTGGCCCTGCAGCTGGATGGCGTGAGCAGTCACTCGTCTCATGTGATGTCTGCTCAGTCGACAGGCACACTGCCCACCACCCCTGCTCCTCAGCCCCCGACTAGCAGCACACCCTCTACACCCTTTAGTGACCTACTTATGTGCCCTCAGCACCGGCCCCTAGTTTTTGGCCTCAGCTGTATCCTTCAG ACCATCCTCCTGTGTTGTCCTAGTGCCCTGGTTTGGCACTACTCACTGACTGATAGCCGAATTAAGACTGGCTCACCACTTGACCACCTGCCTATTGCCCCCTCCAACCTGCCCATGCCAGAGGGCAACAGTGCCTTCACTCAGCAG GTCCGTGCAAAGTTGCGGGAGATTGAGCAGCAGATCAAGGAGCGAGGACAGGCAGTTGAGGTTCGCTGGTCTTTTGATAAGTGCCAGGAAGCTACTGCAG GCTTCACCATTGGACGGGTGCTCCATACTTTGGAAGTGCTGGACAGCCATAGTTTTGAGCGCTCTGACTTCAGCAACTCTCTTGACTCCTTGTGTAACCGAATCTTTGGATTGGGGCCTAGCAAGGATGGGCATGAG ATCTCCTCAGATGATGATGCTGTGGTATCATTACTGTGTGAATGGGCTGTCAGCTGCAAGCGTTCTGGTCGGCATCGTGCTATGGTGGTAGCCAAGCTGCTGGAGAAGAGACAGGCAGAGATTGAGGCTGAG CGTTGTGGAGAATCAGAAGCCGCAGATGAAAAGGGTTCCATCGCCTCTGGCTCCCTTTCTGCTCCTAGTGCTCCCATTTTCCAGGATGTTCTCCTGCAGTTTCTGGATACACAGGCTCCCATGCTGA CGGACCCCCGAAGTGAGAGTGAGCGGGTGGAGTTCTTTAACTTGGTACTGCTGTTCTGTGAACTCATTCGACATGATGTTTTCTCCCACAACATGTATACTTGCACCCTCATCTCCCGAGGGGACCTTGCCTTTGGAGCCCCTGGTCCCCGGCCTCCCTCTCCCTTTGATGACCCTGCTGATGACCCAGAGCGCAAGGAGGCTGAGGGCAGCAGCAGTAGCAAGCTGGAG GATCCGGGGCTCTCGGAGTCTATGGACATAGACCCTAGTTCCAGTGTACTGTTTGAGGACATGGAGAAGCCTGATTTCTCA TTGTTCTCTCCTACTATGCCCTGTGAGGGGAAGGGCAGTCCATCCCCTGAGAAACCAGATGTTGAGAAGGAGGTGAAGCCCCCACCCAAGGAGAAGATAGAAGGGACCCTTGGGGTTCTTTATGACCAGCCACGGCATGTGCAGTATGCCACACACTTTCCCATCCCCCAG GAGGAGTCATGCAGCCATGAGTGCAACCAGCGGTTGGTCGTACTGTTTGGGGTGGGAAAGCAGCGAGATGATGCCCGACATGCCATCAAGAAAATAACCAAGGATATCCTGAAGGTTCTGAACCGCAAGGGGACGGCGGAAACTG ACCAGCTTGCTCCTATTGTGCCTCTGAATCCTGGAGACCTGACATTCTTAG GTGGGGAGGATGGGCAGAAGCGACGGCGCAACCGGCCTGAAGCCTTCCCCACTGCTGAAGATATCTTTGCTAAGTTCCAGCATCTTTCACATTATGACCAACACCAGGTCACGGCTCAG GTCTCCCGGAATGTTCTGGAGCAGATCACGAGTTTTGCCCTTGGCATGTCATACCACTTGCCTCTGGTGCAGCATGTGCAGTTCATCTTCGACCTCATGGAATATTCACTCAGCATCAGTGGCCTCATCGACTTTGCCATTCAG CTACTGAATGAACTGAGTGTAGTTGAGGCTGAGTTGCTTCTCAAATCCTCGGATCTGGTGGGCAGCTACACTACCAGCCTGTGCCTGTGCATTGTGGCTGTCCTGCGGCACTATCATGCCTGCCTCATCCTCAACCAGGACCAGATGGCACAGGTCTTTGAGGG GCTGTGTGGCGTAGTGAAGCATGGGATGAACCGGTCAGATGGCTCCTCTGCAGAACGCTGTATCCTTGCTTATCTCTATGATCTGTACACCTCCTGTAGCCATTTAAAGAGCAAATTTGGGGAGCTCTTCAG CGACTTCTGCTCCAAGGTGAAGAACACCATCTACTGCAACGTGGAGCCGTCAGAATCCAATATGCGCTGGGCACCTGAGTTCATGATTGACACTCTGGAGAACCCTGCAGCTCACACCTTCACCTACACGGGGCTAGGCAAGAGTCTTAGTGAGAACCCTGCTAACCGCTACAGCTTTGTCTGCAATGCCCTTATGCACGTCTGTGTGGGGCACCATGATCCCGATAG GGTGAATGACATCGCAATCCTGTGTGCAGAGCTGACCGGCTATTGCAAGTCACTGAGTGCGGAATGGCTAGGAGTCCTTAAAGCCTTGTGCTGCTCCTCTAACAATGGCACTTGTGGTTTCAACGACCTCCTCTGCAATGTAGAT GTCAGTGACCTGTCTTTTCATGATTCCCTGGCTACTTTTGTTGCCATCCTCATCGCTCGGCAGTGTTTGCTCCTAGAGGATCTGATTCGCTGTGCTGCCATCCCTTCACTCCTTAATGCTG CTTGCAGTGAGCAGGATTCTGAGCCCGGGGCCCGACTTACCTGCCGCATCCTCCTTCACCTTTTCAAGACACCTCAACTCAATCCTTGCCAGTCGGATGGAA CTCCTTCCCCAGACAAGCCTACTGTAGGAATCCGCTCCTCCTGTGACCGCCACCTGCTGGCTGCCTCCCAGAACCGCATCGTGGATGGAGCTGTGTTTGCTGTTCTCAAGGCTGTGTTTGTACTTG GCGATGCGGAACTGAAGGGTTCAGGCTTCACTGTGACAGGAGGAACAGAAGAACTtccagaggaggaggggggaggtggCAGTGGCGGTCGGAGGCAGGGTGGCCGCAACATCTCTGTGGAGACAGCCAGTCTGGATGTCTATGCCAAGTACGTGCTGCGCAGCATCTGCCAACAG GAATGGGTAGGAGAACGTTGCCTTAAATCGCTGTGTGAGGACAGCAATGACCTACAAGACCCAGTGTTGAGTAGCGCCCAGGCCCAGCGCCTCATGCAGCTCATCTGCTACCCACATCGGCTGCTGGACAATGAGGATGGGGAAAATCCCCAGCGACAACGCATTAAGCGTATTCTCCAG AACTTGGACCAGTGGACCATGCGTCAGTCTTCCCTGGAGCTGCAGCTCATGATCAAGCAGACCCCTAACAAT GAGATGAACTCCCTCTTAGAGAACATTGCCAAGGCCACAATCGAGGTGTTCCAACAGTCAGCAGAGACAGGGTCATCTTCTGGAAACACTGCAAGCAACATGCCCAGCAGCAGCAAGACCAAGCCTGTGCTCAG CTCTCTGGAGCGCTCTGGTGTATGGCTGGTGGCCCCCCTCATTGCTAAACTGCCCACCTCAGTCCAGGGGCATGTGTTAAAGGCTGCTGGGGAGGAATTGGAGAAGGGCCAGCACCTGGGTTCCTCTTCCCGCAAAGAACGTGATCGACAAAAGCAAAAGAG TATGTCCCTGTTGAGCCAGCAGCCTTTCTTGTCCCTGGTGCTGACGTGTCTGAAAGGGCAGGATGAGCAGCGTGAGGGACTCCTTACCTCCCTTTACAGCCAAGTGCACCAG ATTGTGAATAATTGGCGAGATGACCAGTACTTAGATGATTGCAAACCAAAGCAGCTAATGCATGAGGCACTCAAACTGCGGCTCAACCTG GTGGGGGGCATGTTTGACACGGTGCAGCGCAGCACCCAACAGACCACAGAGTGGGCTGTGCTCCTCCTGGAGATCATCATCAGCGGCACTGTCGACATGCAGTCCAACAA CGAGCTCTTCACCACTGTATTGGACATGCTGAGCGTGCTCATCAATGGGACCCTGGCTGCGGACATGTCCAGCATCTCTCAAGGCAGCATGGAGGAAAACAAACGCGCCTACATGAACCTGGTGAAGAAGCTGCGG AAAGAGTTGGGGGAGCGCCAATCAGACAGTCTGGAAAAAGTTCGCcagctgctgccactgcccaAGCAGACCCGAGATGTCATCACATGTGAGCCACAGGGCTCCCTTATTGACACCAAGGGCAACAAGATTGCCGGCTTTGATTCCATCTTCAAGAAAGAG GGTCTACAGGTTTCCACCAAACAAAAGATCTCTCCCTGGGATCTTTTTGAGGGGCTGAAGCCGTCTGCACCACTCTCTTGGGGCTGGTTTGGAACAGTCCGGGTCGACAGGCGAGTGGCCCGAGGCGAGGAGCAGCAGCGGTTGCTGCTCTACCACACACACCTGCGGCCCCGGCCCCGTGCCTATTACCTGgagccactgccactgccaccagAGGATGAGGAGCCCCCCGCTCCCACCCCGCTAGAGCCTGAGAAAAAGGCTCCAGAGCCCCCCAAAACTGACAAGCCTGGGGCTGCTCCACCTAGTACTGAGGAACGCAAGAAGAAGTCCACGAAGGGCAAGAAACGCAGCCAGCCTGCTGCCAAGACGGAG GACTATGGAATGGGCCCAGGGCGGAGTGGCCCCTATGGTGTGACCGTGCCTCCGGACCTCCTGCACCACGCCAACCCTGGTTCCATATCCCACCTTAGCTACAGGCAGGGTTCCATAGGCCTGTACACCCAGAACCAGCCACTACCTGCAG GTGGCCCTCGTGTGGACCCATACCGCCCTATGCGGTTACCAATGCAGAAGCTGCCGACCCGACCACCTTACCCTGGAGTGCTACCCACAGCCGTGACTGGCGTCATGGGACTGGAACCCTCTTCCTACAAGACCTCTGTGTACCGACAGCAGCAGCCTGCGGTGCCCCAAGGACAGCGCCTTCGCCAACAGCTCCAG CAGAGTCAGGGGATGTTGGGACAGTCATCTGTCCATCAGATGACTCCCAGCTCTTCCTACGGTTTGCAGACCTCCCAG ggCTATACTCCTTATGTTTCTCATGTGGGATTGCAGCAACACACAGGCCCCGCAGGTACCATGGTGCCCCCCAGCTACTCCAGCCAGCCTTATCAGAGCACCCACCCTTCTACCAATCCTACTCTTGTAGATCCTACTCGCCACCTGCAACAGCGGCCCAGTGGCTATGTGCACCAGCAGGCCCCAACCTACGGACATGGGCTGACCTCCAGTCAGAG GTTTTCACACCAGACACTGCAGCAAACACCCATGATGGGTACCATGACTCCACTGGGCGCCCAGGGCGTCCAGGCCGGCGTCCGATCAGCTTCCATCTTGCCtgagcagcagcaacagcagcagcagcagcagcagcagcagcagcaacagcagcagcagcagcagcagcagcagcagcagcagcaacagcagcaataCCACAtccggcagcagcagcagcagcagatccTGCGG cagcagcagcagcaacagcagcagcagcagcagcagcagcaacagcagcagcagcaacagcaacagcagcagcagcaacagcaagcacaccagcagcagcagcagcaggcggctcctccccaaccccagccccagtCCCAGCCCCAG TTCCAGCGCCAGGGGCTTCAGCAGACACAGCAACAGCAACAGACAGCAGCTTTGGTCCGGCAGCTCCAACAACAGCTCTCCA ATACCCAGCCACAGCCCAGTACCAACCTATTTGGACGCTTCTGA